One Gloeothece verrucosa PCC 7822 DNA window includes the following coding sequences:
- a CDS encoding response regulator: MIKVTPKLLTQLTEAFDKLSQQKATGELVLNQSQKVATIYLFSGRLLYVVDEIHRVRRWKRALKQHCPDWTPPTQLSNNDPWEYDLLYQGISQKKLSLNQVKNIICTIAQECLSELVLSKDLHSKWSATQREKSTLVYCITLSLAEIHPVLTHATEIYHQWQAANLESIHPSLSPQLMSTVQGKPLPVPAQYLNGKYTLWDIALELKQPVTEISKLLLSLKDEGRIIFQKIEDLPNLLTKASLSNKPSISQPSTPSPAKASNNNYLIACIDDSPVVAHNLKKILQPAGYQTLSIQEPMAGFAQLIEHKPNLILLDLNMPNANGYSVCKFLRETPVFGKTPIIILTAQDTVIDRARAKLVGATDFISKPPNPEELLQIVQKYLAQASKTEEATYGNLTNQPAY, translated from the coding sequence ATGATCAAAGTAACTCCCAAATTATTAACCCAACTAACTGAGGCGTTTGACAAACTAAGTCAACAAAAAGCCACTGGAGAGTTAGTTCTCAATCAATCCCAAAAAGTAGCAACAATTTACCTATTTTCAGGTAGACTGCTCTACGTTGTTGATGAAATTCATCGGGTAAGACGTTGGAAACGCGCCCTCAAGCAACATTGTCCAGACTGGACTCCTCCGACACAATTATCGAATAATGATCCTTGGGAATATGATTTACTCTATCAAGGAATCAGCCAAAAAAAATTAAGTTTGAATCAGGTTAAAAATATTATCTGTACCATTGCCCAAGAATGTTTATCCGAATTAGTTTTATCTAAAGACCTTCATAGTAAATGGAGCGCAACTCAACGGGAAAAATCCACACTGGTTTATTGTATAACTTTATCTTTAGCAGAAATTCATCCAGTTTTAACTCATGCAACCGAGATTTATCACCAGTGGCAAGCCGCTAATTTAGAGAGCATTCATCCGAGTTTATCACCCCAACTGATGTCAACAGTCCAGGGAAAGCCTCTACCGGTACCTGCACAGTATCTCAATGGAAAATATACCCTGTGGGATATTGCTTTAGAACTTAAACAACCGGTGACAGAAATTAGTAAGCTTTTATTGTCTTTAAAAGATGAAGGAAGGATTATATTTCAAAAAATCGAAGATTTGCCGAATTTATTGACTAAAGCATCCCTATCTAATAAGCCTTCCATCTCTCAACCCTCAACCCCTTCCCCGGCAAAAGCCAGTAACAATAATTACCTAATCGCCTGTATTGATGATAGTCCTGTAGTGGCCCATAATTTGAAAAAGATCTTACAGCCAGCAGGATATCAAACCTTATCTATTCAAGAACCGATGGCAGGATTTGCCCAATTAATTGAACATAAACCGAATTTGATTTTACTAGATTTAAATATGCCTAATGCCAACGGCTACAGTGTTTGTAAATTCCTACGAGAAACGCCGGTTTTTGGCAAAACCCCGATTATTATTCTAACCGCTCAAGATACCGTCATTGATCGCGCTCGAGCTAAATTAGTAGGAGCAACGGATTTTATTAGCAAGCCGCCTAACCCAGAAGAATTGTTACAGATCGTGCAAAAGTATTTAGCCCAAGCGAGTAAAACCGAAGAAGCTACCTATGGAAATTTGACTAATCAACCCGCTTATTAA